The following are from one region of the Chloroflexota bacterium genome:
- a CDS encoding tellurium resistance protein TerC — MAALLVIVQLIFLEGILSLDNAAVLGAMAASLPADRSVPWPKWMAPFGHRLDRLLGPQRQAALRVGLFGAYAGRTLMLVLAAWVVQNPWLKLVGALYLLKLAAEHLSQPSHESESGAPQPKDGRFWRVVLSIELADLAFSLDNVVAAVALSRHLAIVILGVAIGILTMRFAAGIFANLVTREPILAPTAFILILNISVELLLEDFAGAHFGDLTKFAISAGTIALALLYAHWSVMHVIDPLLRAAKWVLGLVNKIMDGIFYPFKLVLMGIASLTSGTVSRVHPPAG, encoded by the coding sequence ATGGCAGCACTGCTGGTCATCGTACAGCTGATCTTTTTGGAGGGCATCCTCTCCCTGGACAACGCAGCCGTTCTGGGGGCGATGGCGGCCTCGCTACCGGCCGACCGCTCCGTCCCCTGGCCCAAATGGATGGCCCCGTTTGGCCATCGCCTGGACCGGCTGTTGGGCCCCCAGCGACAGGCAGCCCTGAGGGTGGGGCTGTTCGGAGCGTACGCCGGGCGGACCCTCATGCTGGTGCTGGCGGCGTGGGTGGTGCAGAACCCCTGGCTGAAGCTGGTTGGCGCCCTGTACCTGCTCAAGCTGGCAGCGGAACACCTGAGCCAGCCAAGCCATGAGTCCGAGTCCGGCGCCCCCCAGCCGAAGGACGGCCGCTTCTGGCGCGTCGTGCTGTCCATCGAGCTGGCCGATCTGGCCTTCAGCCTGGACAACGTGGTGGCGGCCGTGGCCCTGTCCCGCCATCTGGCCATCGTGATCCTGGGCGTGGCCATCGGCATCCTCACCATGCGCTTTGCCGCCGGCATCTTCGCCAACCTGGTCACCCGGGAGCCGATCCTGGCGCCGACGGCGTTCATCCTGATCCTGAACATCAGCGTCGAGCTGCTGTTGGAGGACTTCGCCGGAGCGCACTTTGGCGACCTCACCAAGTTCGCCATCTCCGCCGGTACCATCGCGCTGGCGCTGCTCTACGCGCACTGGTCGGTCATGCACGTCATCGATCCGCTACTGCGGGCGGCGAAGTGGGTGCTAGGCCTGGTGAACAAGATCATGGATGGGATCTTCTACCCGTTCAAGCTGGTGCTGATGGGGATCGCATCCCTCACATCCGGGACGGTCAGCCGCGTCCACCCGCCCGCCGGCTGA
- a CDS encoding CHAT domain-containing protein: MDPTIALLQAIRSLWPQLPDLIGDDWPQFRSQLEGYLERLEADPAQESITRALILDHFSQYPEAHQRLIGEMVAFQSQQLPSTYGTLERTTPALTRLLHPTITRYAEVTCPRRVWVQTPRVPVVVRLTMRPPGYGADIVELAAYTGMPVRVRIDAPAFDILNSAEQETLILPNADSTPDLAFDLRPRDTGCTRIYLDFFQAGNPIGTVSVPVEVTAHEISAQEASRFGRVLRAEPDAPPPDRMLYIAYERFQGQPALRFELRRGSDAGRRFYPTLLGSDPKTYIEQLYERLLTAHAIDPARSAGPERRQVLPPEDPEQVLRTLGQNLWRELIPEELKRAYAIERGSWHDETLLIVSDEPHIPWELIWPYGHGWQDDGPWCITMRLARWLRRGPQGDGHEAPPVLLRFGALACLAPTAPDLAVAREERRLLAELTSRYALSDLSPDPPTWPQVIELLEAGGYDWIHVAAQDRFHPTAPDADSAVWLQDGRALTPEAIVGSDIEERIRERRPGFVFNACHGGRQGWALTRLGGWANRLIGNGAGLLLAPLWEATDDRALDFIRAFYQGLLDGETVAEATRQARLAVRRAGDPTWLAYSLYAHPNARVVLSSQQET; encoded by the coding sequence ATGGACCCAACCATCGCCTTGCTTCAGGCTATCCGGTCGCTTTGGCCACAGCTCCCCGACCTCATCGGAGATGATTGGCCTCAATTCAGGAGCCAGCTGGAGGGATATCTGGAGCGGTTGGAGGCCGATCCGGCCCAGGAGTCCATCACCCGGGCGCTGATCCTGGATCACTTCAGCCAGTATCCCGAGGCACACCAGCGCCTCATCGGGGAGATGGTCGCCTTTCAGAGCCAGCAACTGCCCTCCACATATGGCACCTTAGAGCGCACCACGCCTGCTCTCACACGCCTGCTCCATCCCACCATCACCCGCTATGCCGAGGTCACCTGCCCGCGCCGGGTATGGGTCCAGACGCCGCGCGTCCCCGTCGTCGTCCGACTGACGATGCGCCCGCCGGGATACGGCGCAGACATCGTGGAGCTGGCCGCCTATACGGGGATGCCCGTACGCGTGCGCATAGACGCGCCCGCCTTCGATATCCTCAACTCGGCGGAGCAGGAGACGCTCATCCTACCCAATGCCGATAGCACGCCGGATCTGGCTTTCGATCTACGCCCGCGCGACACCGGCTGCACCCGCATCTACCTCGACTTCTTCCAGGCCGGGAACCCCATCGGGACGGTCAGCGTGCCTGTGGAAGTCACGGCTCACGAGATCAGCGCGCAGGAGGCGTCCAGGTTCGGGAGGGTGCTACGCGCCGAGCCCGATGCGCCCCCTCCTGATCGCATGCTCTACATCGCCTATGAACGATTCCAGGGGCAGCCAGCGCTGCGATTCGAGCTCAGGCGGGGAAGCGATGCCGGGAGAAGGTTCTACCCCACCCTGCTGGGAAGCGATCCGAAGACCTACATCGAACAGCTATACGAGAGGCTTCTCACGGCACACGCGATCGATCCCGCCCGCTCGGCCGGGCCGGAACGCCGACAGGTGCTGCCGCCGGAGGACCCGGAGCAAGTCCTCCGGACCCTGGGCCAGAACCTGTGGCGCGAGCTCATCCCGGAGGAGTTGAAACGCGCTTACGCGATCGAGCGCGGAAGCTGGCACGACGAGACCCTGCTCATCGTCTCCGACGAACCTCATATCCCGTGGGAGCTGATCTGGCCCTATGGACACGGCTGGCAGGACGATGGGCCCTGGTGCATCACCATGCGCCTGGCACGCTGGCTCCGCCGGGGGCCCCAAGGCGATGGGCACGAGGCCCCGCCCGTCCTCCTCCGCTTCGGCGCCCTGGCCTGTCTGGCCCCCACCGCCCCCGATCTGGCCGTCGCCCGGGAGGAACGGCGCCTTCTGGCCGAGCTGACGTCACGGTATGCCCTCTCCGACCTGAGCCCGGACCCGCCCACCTGGCCTCAAGTAATCGAGCTGCTGGAAGCGGGCGGGTACGATTGGATCCACGTGGCCGCCCAGGACCGCTTCCACCCCACCGCCCCCGATGCGGACTCGGCCGTCTGGCTCCAGGACGGAAGAGCGCTTACGCCGGAGGCCATCGTGGGATCGGACATCGAAGAACGGATCCGCGAACGCAGGCCCGGGTTCGTCTTCAACGCCTGCCACGGCGGACGACAGGGCTGGGCCTTGACGCGTCTGGGGGGCTGGGCCAACCGGCTCATCGGCAACGGCGCCGGACTCCTCCTGGCCCCCCTCTGGGAGGCCACCGATGACCGGGCACTGGACTTCATCCGAGCATTCTACCAGGGCTTGCTCGACGGCGAGACGGTGGCGGAGGCAACGCGCCAGGCCCGGCTGGCCGTGCGCCGCGCCGGCGATCCCACATGGCTGGCCTACAGCCTGTACGCCCATCCCAACGCGCGAGTGGTGCTCAGCAGCCAACAGGAAACCTGA